From one Dermacentor variabilis isolate Ectoservices chromosome 3, ASM5094787v1, whole genome shotgun sequence genomic stretch:
- the LOC142576729 gene encoding uncharacterized protein LOC142576729, whose protein sequence is MVNTFAELREAHLTNHYTRLSKTPSGRRLLARLHIHHPTLTEERVRIPAIWRYALHVRPLPANMTRDDHSGRRLARAEALARHYGNKHGVFYVDASGPHHGGWFTAAVVHQNTAVNGLTFKAQDITHAEEVAIALAAAAQDSRVIISDSRGACRNIERGFIPYLAYRLLQGSNYLGVPAPRTIVWTPAHEGLEGNEAADAAARALTLRASPSLPVAADSDPNPVFTFKEITQHYQYGHAIFPKPCKGLTKADERLLFRLYTKTLLCPAIQKHFDPACTGKCPHCEEKSSDIFHMVWACQSTPHLPPIPNPTREDWEAALLGCSDLASQKALVGRARAAATANGCL, encoded by the coding sequence ATGGTCAACACCTTCGCGGAACTCCGAGAAGCACACTTGACAAACCACTACACAAGACTCTCAAAGACGCCGTCGGGTCGCCGCCTtcttgcccgactacacatccacCATCCAACACTGACGGAGGAGCGCGTGCGCATCCCGGCAATCTGGAGATACGCCCTGCACGTGCGCCCTCTTCCGGCCAACATGACACGAGACGACCATAGTGGCCGGCGCCTCGCGCGCGCGGAAGCGTTGGCACGTCACTATGGGAACAAGCACGGAGTattctacgtggacgcctccggcccacACCATGGGGGTTGGTttacggccgcagtcgtccaccaaaaCACCGCGGTGAACGGCCTTACGTTCAAAGCACAAGACATAACACATGCGGAAGAGGTGGCCATCGCGCTCGCCGCCGCAGCTCAGGACTCGCGGGTCATTATTAGCGACTCACGAGGGGCCTGCAGGAACATTGAAAGGGGCTTTATTCCCTATTTGGCGTACCGCTTACTTCAAGGCAGCAATTATCTCGGGGTCCCCGCGCCCCGCACGATAGTATGGACTCCCGCGCACGAGGGTCTCGAGGGCAACGAAGCGGCCGACGCCGCTGCCCGCGCGCTCACTCTCCGGGCATCGCCTTCGCTTCCCGTCGCTGCGGACTCCGACCCCAATCCGGTATTTACCTTCAAGGAAATCACCCAACACTACCAATATGGCCATGCAATCTTTCCTAAGCCCTGTAAGGGCCTCACGAAGGCGGATGAGCGTTTACTCTTTCGCCTCTACACTAAAACACTGTTGTGCCCGGCAATCCAAAAACATTTCGACCCTGCGTGCACAgggaagtgcccgcactgtgaggaaaaatcttcggacattttccacatggtgtgggcatgccaatcaacccctcaccttccccctatacccaaccctacccgggaggactgggaggcggccctgctcggctgctccgacctggcgagccagaaggccctggtcggccgtgcccgagccgcggctacagccaatgggtgccTGTAA